The Microcella flavibacter DNA segment GCGAGAACCCCATGCACTACCGCGAGCACCTCGACCGCGCGTCCGCCGTCGGCGTGCGCGGCGTCGTGCAGGTCGGCACCGATGTGCTCACGAGCCGCTGGTCGGCCGCGATCGCGGCGCGCGAGCCGCGGGTGCTCGCCGCCGTCGCCATCCACCCCAACGAGGCCCCCGCGCTGGCGCGATCCGGCGAGCTGGATGCCGCGCTCGCCGTCATCGACGAGCTGGCCGCGCAGCCCCGCGTCGTCGCCATCGGCGAGACCGGGCTCGACTACTTCCGCACCGAGGGCGAGTCGGATCGCCGCGCGCAGCTCGACGCCTTCGAGGCCCACATCGCCCTCGCCAAGAAGCACGGGCTCGCGCTGCAGATCCACGATCGCGACGCCCACGACGACGTCGTCGCGACGCTCAAGCGGGTCGGCGCGCCCGAGCGCACCGTCTTCCACTGCTTCTCGGGCGACATCGAGCTGGCGAGCCTCTGCGCCGAGAACGGCTGGTTCGCCTCCTTCGCCGGGACGGTCACCTTCAAGAGCGCGCGCAACCTGCGCGAGGCGCTCGAGATCCTGCCGCGCGCCCTGCTGCTCGTCGAGACCGACGCCCCCTACCTGACGCCGCACCCGTTCCGCGGTCGGCCGAACTCGCCGTACCTGCTGCCGCACACGCTGCGGGCCATGGCCGACGAGCTCGGCACCGACGTGTCGATGCTCGCCGCCCAGATCAGCTCGAACACCGAGCTCGTCTACGGCACCTGGGATGCGAACCCGGTCACCTCGCCCGGCGACCCCTGGGCCGACCGCCCCGACGCCGAGCACCCGGCGCCCGAGGAGGTTCCCGGCGACCCGCACGACCTGCAGCCGCAGCACGAGACCCCCGACGGCCCGAGCGGCCCGGGCGTCTCGCACCCGGGGGCCTGAGTGGCGGCGCTGCTCGGCCCCGCCGAGGTGCGCGACCTCGCCGCGCTGCTCGGTGTGACGCCGACGAAGAAGCTCGGCCAGAACTTCGTGCACGACGGCAACACGGTGCGGCGCATCGTTCAGGCGGCGCAGCTGCCCGCGGGCGCGACCGTGCTCGAGGTGGGGCCCGGGCTCGGCTCGCTCACCCTCGGGCTGCTCGAGGCCGGGCATCCCGTCGTCGCCGTCGAGATCGACAAGCGCCTCGCCGCCCAGCTGCCCCTCACCGTCGAGGCGATGCAGCCGGGCGCGCCGCTCACGGTCGTGACCGCCGACGCGATGAAGGTGGATGCTCTGCCCGCGGCACCGTCCGCGCTCGTGGCGAACCTGCCGTACAACATCTCGGTGCCCGTGCTGCTGCACCTGCTCGCGACGTTCCCGAGCATCGAGCGCACCCTCGTCATGGTGCAGGCCGAGGTCGGCCAGCGCCTCGCCGCCCTGCCCGGCTCGAAGATCTACGGCAGCCCCTCGGTCAAGGCCGCCTGGTACGGGCAGTGGAGGCTCTCGGGGCTCGTCAGCCGGCAGGTGTTCTGGCCGGTGCCGAACGTCGACAGCGTGCTCGTCGGCATGGCCGGCCGCACCGCGCCTCCCGGCACCGAGGCCGAGCGCCAGCGCCTCTTCGCCCTCGTCGACGCGGCCTTCGGGCAGCGCCGCAAGATGCTGCGGCAGTCGCTCAGCGCGCTGTTCGGCTCCTCCGGGGCGGCGAGCGCGGCGCTCGAGGCCGCGGGGCTCGACCCCACGGCGCGGGGGGAGGAGCTCGTCATGCCGCAGTTCCTCGCGCTCGCGCGGGTCGCCGAGTTCGCGCCGGGTTCAGTTGCTGAGGCTGCTGCAGCGGTTGGCCCGGCCGGGTCGGGTGCCTCGGCCGATGCGCCCGGCGACTGCGCCGACGCCTGAGCCGGGCATCCCGTGCCCGCATCGCGCCGCTTCTTCGTGCCCCTGCCGCTCATCGCGGTCGGGGCGGTCGCCGGCGGCGCGCTCGGGATGCTCGTCCCCGAGCTCGGCGCCACCCCCGACGCCGTCGTGCTCGCCGTCGTCGCGCTGGCCGCGCTGATCGTGCTGCTGCCCGTGCCGCTGGTCTCGTTCGGCCGGGCGGTGCTCGAGCGGGAGCTGCTGCTCGCCGTGCTCGGCCACGCCCTCGTCGTCGCCCCGCTGCTCGTGTTCGTGCTGAGCCGGGTCGTCGTCACCGACCCCGACCTGCAGTTCGGCCTCATCCTCGCGCTGCTCGCGCCCGCGGTCGGCGTCGTCGTCGAGATCGCCCGCCGGGCGGGGGCGGCGGCCGAGCAGCTCGCCGCGCTCGCGCCGCTCGTGCTGCTGTCGCAGGCCGTGACGCTGCCCGGTCTCATGGCGCTGCTCGGGGCGCGCGACGGCATCCTCACGATCGAGGCGCCGCTCTTCCCGCTGTTCGTCGGCGCGGGCATCCTGCTGCCGGTTCTCGTCGCCTTCCTGCTGCAGCGCGGCGGGGTGCGCCGGCCGCGACTCGCGACCGCCGTGCGCCGCGGGGGAGCGGCCGCCGTGCCCGCGACCGCGCTCGCCGCCCTCGTCGTCGCCGCCGTGCTCGTGCCGCGCTCGCTCGAGCGCCTGCCCCTGCTGCAGGAGGTCGCGCCGCTCTTCGGCGTCTACCTCATCCTCATGGCGCCGATCGGCATCCTCGTCGGCACCGCGGCGGGCCTGCGCATCGGGCAGGTGCGTGCGGTCGCGTTCAGCGGCGGCGCCCGCACGGGGCTGCTCGTGCTGCCGATCGCGCTCGCGTTCCCCGCCGACTTCTCGCTCGTGCCGCTCGTCGTCGTCACGTGGATGGCGGTCGAGTCGATCGGCCTCACGGTCTACCGCTTCGTCATCCCCTCGGTGACCCAGCAGTCGAAGGGGCCGCTGGCGCAGGACTAGCGGCGCTCGAGCAGCACCATCACCTCGGCGTGCGTCGACTGCGGGAACATGTCGAACAGCCGCGCCTCGCGCACGCGGTACGCGGGCATGAGCTCCAGGTCGCGGGCGAGGGTCGTCGCGTTGCAGCTCGAGTAGACGATGGTCGGGATGCCCGAGGATTCGAGCCCGGTCGCGAGGGCCTCCCCGAGGCCGCGCCGCGGCGGGTTGACGATCACGAGGTCGGGCAGGGAGCCGGGAAGCCCGCCGGCGAGCGCCGCCGTCGCGTCGCCGACGACGAACGAGAGCCCGGGCATCCCCGCCCCCGCCAGGCGCGCGCTCTCGACGGCGTCCGCGCTCAGCTCGAGCCCCGTGACGGTGCGCCCGGGTGCCGCGACGTGCAGCGCGAAGCCGCCGACCCCGCAGTACAGGTCCCAGACGGAGGACGGACTGACACGCTCGACCCACTCCCGCCCCTGCCGGTACAGCTCGCCGGCGATGGCGGTGTTGGTCTGCACGAAGCTCTGCGGTCGCACCTGCAGGGTCGCGTCGCCGACGCGCATGGGCAGGGTCGACTGCTCGGTCAGCACGACCTCCTCGGCGCCCTCGACGACGGCCTTGTGGTCGGGGTGCAGGTTGGCGGTGACCACGACGGCGCGGGGGAGCGCCTGCTGCAGCGACGGCAGGGCGCGGCGCAGGGCATCCAGTCGCGCGCGCGAGCGCAGCACGAACCGCACCATCAGGCCCCCGTCGGCCGCCTCGGTGACGATGAGGTACTTGAGCTCGCCCCGCCGCGCCGGCACGTCGTAGGGCTCGAGCCCGGCCGCCGTGATCGTGGCGATGAGGGGCGCGAACGCGGCGCGGATGCCCGGCGCGATGATGCCGCAGTGCCGCAGGTCGACGCCCCGCCCGCGGCCGTCGAGCACGCCGAGGGTCGGCTGCGCCGCGGTTCCGCCGACGACCATCTTCGCCTTGGCGCGGAACCCCGACTCGGCGCTCGCCGCGGCCGGCGACCAGACGGCGTCGGGATGCCCGGCGAGCAGCGCGCGCACGCTGCGCTGCTTCTCGGCCAGCTGCGCGGCGTACGGCACGCCCATGAGGGTGCACGAGCGGCACAGACCGGCATCGAAGTAGGAGCACTGCATAGCCCGCTCAGGCTAGCCGCCGCCACACTCAGCGAAATCTCTGCATCGGTGCATATTATGCATTGGTGCAAGAAATCCTGACCCCGACCCGGCCGACCGCCGCGGCCGACGCCGCCGCCAGCACGCCCGCCGCCCCCGGTCTGCGCGAGCGCAACCGCCGCGAGACCTGGGCCGCCCTCTACGAGGCCGCCGCCACCCTCGCCGAGCAGCACGGCCCCGGCGCCGTGACCGTCGACGACATCGCCGCGCGCGCCGGGGTCTCGAAGCGCACCTTCTTCAACTACTTCGCCACGAAGGAGGACGCGATCCTCGGGTTCCGCGAGCCGCGGCTCAGCCCCGAGTCGATCGAGGCCTTCCGCGCCAGCCCCGCGCCCGCCGTCGACCGCACGGTCGCGCTCATCATGGCGGCCATCCACGGCTCGACCGACGCCCCCAACACCCGCGGGCGCCGCACCGCGCTCGTGCGCAAGCACCCCGAGCTGCGCGGGCGCCTCGACGCGCTCGCCTCGCAGCTCGAGTCTCTCGTCGCGCCCCTCGTGTCCGAGCACTTCGGCGTCGAGCATGTGCCGCTCGACGCCCCCGCTCCGCGCAGCCCCGAGCAGCGCCGCGCGACCGCGGCGTTCATGCTCGCCGGCACGGTCGTGCGCTTCGCCTACAAGACCGACCTGGCGGGCATGGCGGCCGGCGCCGAGCATCCCGCCCTCGTCGACGCCCTCGACACCTTCCGCGACCTCCTGAGAGCCGATTCATGACCCGCACCGACCCCGCGACCGCCCCTGCCCCGACCGCCGACGCCCACGCCCGCCGCACCCTGCTGCTGCTCTTCATCACGCTCATGGTCGTGATGCTGCTCGCCTCGCTGAGCCAGATGGTGCTCTCGAGCGCCCTGCCGACCCTCGTCGGCGAGCTCGGCGGCGCCGAGCACCTCGCCTGGGTCATCACCGCCTACCTGCTGGCCTCGACCATCACGATGCCGGTCTACGGCAAGGTCAGCGACATGCTCGGCCGCAAGCCGCTGCTCATCGTCGCCGTGCTGCTGTTCGTCGCCGGCTCGATCCTCGGCGGCCTCGCCACCGACATGACGACGCTCATCCTCGCCCGCGGCGTGCAGGGCCTCGGCGGCGGCGGGCTCATGGTGCTCTCGCAGGCCGCGATCGCCGACGTCGTGCCGGCGCGCGAGCGCGGCAAGTACATGGGCGTCATGGGCGGCGTGTTCGCGCTGTCCTCCGTCGCGGGGCCGCTGCTGGGCGGCTTCTTCACAGAGGGACCGGGATGGCGCTGGACGTTCTGGATGAACGTGCCGCTGGGCATCCTCGCCATCGTCGCGATCATCGTGCTCATGCGCCTGCCGCGCCCCGACCGCGCCTCGACGCCGCGTATCGACGCGCTCGGCATGGCCCTGCTCGCCATCGCGACGACCGGCGTCGTGCTCATCGGCACCTGGGCCGGGTCGACCTACGCCTGGGCCTCGCCGCAGATCCTCGGCCTCGCGCTCGGCACGATCGTCGCCGGAACCCTCTTCGTGCTCGTCGAGCGCCGGGCGGCCGAGCCGGTGATCCCGCTGCACCTGTTCCGTTCGCGCGACTTCGTACTCGCGACCGTCGCCGCGCTGCTCGTCAGCGTCGCCATGTTCGGCGCGATCGGCTACCTGCCGACGTACTTCCAGATGGCCGCCGGCGCGACCGCGACCGAGGCGGGCCTGCTGATGATCCCGATGATGGGAGCGCTGCTGCTCACCTCGATGATCACCGGCGCCGTCGTCTCGCGCACCGGGCGCTACAAGCTCATGCCCATCCTTGGCACCGTCGTGCTCGCGATCGGCCTGGGCCTGCTCGGCACCGTCACCGTCGCCACCCCGGTCGCCCTCATCGGCGTCTACATCGGCGTGATCGGCGTCGGGCTCGGCACGAGCATGCAGATCATGACGCTCATCGTGCAGAACGCGTTCTCGCACCGCGAGGTCGGCACGGCCACCGCCGCGCACACCTTCTTCCGGCAGGTGGGCGGCAGTCTCGGCTCGGCCGTCGTGGGCTCGGTCTTCGCCGCGCGCCTCGCCGGCCTGTTCGCCGAGCGACTGCCCGAGGAGGCCGGCGCCGCCGGATCGACCGGCTCGCTCACCCCGCAGCTCGTGCAGTCGCTGCCCGACGCGCTGCGGGTGCCGATCGTCGAGTCGTACAACGAGGCGCTCATCCCGATCTTCCTCGTCATGGTGCCCATCGCGCTGCTGTCGGTCGTCGTCATGCTCTTCATCCGCGAGGTGCCGCTCGCCACGACGATCGAGCGCGGCATCCCCGCCGAGTCGCTCGCCGAGGGGCAGCTGCAGCAGCCGGCCGAGTCCTCGGCCGACGATGCGGTTCGGGATGCCCCTGCCGAGCCCGCGCGCGCGACCGAGCTCATCGGCGGAGGCCGGCGGCTCGCCCCCGGCACCGACCCCGCCGACGCGCCCCGCCGCCGCTGAGCGGAGCCGCTGACGCGGCCGCGCGCCGCATGTCGGCCCGCCCCGCGTGTCCGTCTGGCGCGGTCGATCCGCGAAAGGACGGCGGGTCGCGGGCGACTCGCCGACCGGAGCGCCAGGAACCGCGCAGGACGGACACTGCGCGGAGTGGGACCGCTGCGGGAGCACGCCGAACCCACGGCGGGCGTGCGCATAGGGTGGGGGCATGACCGCGGCGGCTCCTCCGATCCGAGTGGTGCACGTCACGGCACCGGGCAAGATCAACGTGTTCATGAAGGTCGGCGCCCTGCTGGAGGACGGGTACCACGACGTCGCCACCGCGTATCAGGCGCTGAGCATCCTGGAGCATGTTCGCGCCCGACCCGCCGATGACTTCTCGGTCTCGTTCAGCGGCCCCATCGACACCAGCGGCCTCGCGGTCGACGGCTCGAACCTCGCGATCCGCGCGGCGCGCCTGCTCGCTCGCGTCGCCGACTACCGCGGTGGCGTGCACCTCGACATCGAGAAGCACGTGCCCATCGCGGGCGGCATGGGCGGCGGCTCGGCCGACGCCGCCGCGACCCTCGTCGCCTGCGACCACCTGTGGGGCACCAACCTCGGCCGCGACGAGCTGCTGAGCCTCGCCGCCGAGCTCGGGGCCGACGTGCCCTTCGCGCTCATGGGCGGCACCGCCGTCGGCACGGGCCGCGGCGACCGCCTCTCGCCCGCGCTCGCGCAGGGCACGTTCCACTGGGTGCTCGTGCTCGCCGACGTCGGGCTCTCGACGCCGCAGGTCTACAGCGAGCTCGATGAGCACCGCGAGCGCCACGTGCACGACATCGCACCCGCCGTCGAGGCGCCGACCGTCGACGTCGAGGTGCTGCAGGCGCTGCGCGCGGGGGATCCGCACCAGCTCGCCGAGTACCTGCACAACGATCTGCAGGCGCCCGCGCTGCACCTCGAGCCGAGCCTCTCGCGCACCATCGAGGAGGGCGAGCGGGCGGGAGCCCTTTCCGGCATCGTCTCGGGCTCTGGCCCGACGGTGGCGTTCCTCGCCGCCGACGCCGACGCGGCGCTCGAGCTGCAGGTGGCGCTGAGCGCCGGCCGTCACCGCGTCATCCGGGCGACGGGCCCGGTTCACGGAGCGCGGGTCGTCTCCGGCTGATCGCTCGCGGGCTCGGGGCGTCTCGGGTTGACCGCGAGCAGGCTCAGCAGCGCGACGCTGATAGCGCCGGCGACGATGAAGATGTCCGTCACGTTGCCGATGAAGAGACCGCCGTAGTCGATGAAGTCGACGATCTCGCCGCGCGCGAAGCCCGGCTGGCGGAACAGCCGGTCGCCCAGGTGGCTGATCGCGCCGCCGAACAGCGAACCGAGTGCGATCGACCACCGCACGCTCGAGACGCGCGAGACGAAGACGGCGATCGCGATGACGGCGATCGCGGCGACGGCGGTGATGATCCAGGTGTAGTCGCCGCCGATGCCGAACGCGGCGCCGGGGT contains these protein-coding regions:
- the rsmA gene encoding 16S rRNA (adenine(1518)-N(6)/adenine(1519)-N(6))-dimethyltransferase RsmA — protein: MAALLGPAEVRDLAALLGVTPTKKLGQNFVHDGNTVRRIVQAAQLPAGATVLEVGPGLGSLTLGLLEAGHPVVAVEIDKRLAAQLPLTVEAMQPGAPLTVVTADAMKVDALPAAPSALVANLPYNISVPVLLHLLATFPSIERTLVMVQAEVGQRLAALPGSKIYGSPSVKAAWYGQWRLSGLVSRQVFWPVPNVDSVLVGMAGRTAPPGTEAERQRLFALVDAAFGQRRKMLRQSLSALFGSSGAASAALEAAGLDPTARGEELVMPQFLALARVAEFAPGSVAEAAAAVGPAGSGASADAPGDCADA
- a CDS encoding TetR/AcrR family transcriptional regulator, whose amino-acid sequence is MQEILTPTRPTAAADAAASTPAAPGLRERNRRETWAALYEAAATLAEQHGPGAVTVDDIAARAGVSKRTFFNYFATKEDAILGFREPRLSPESIEAFRASPAPAVDRTVALIMAAIHGSTDAPNTRGRRTALVRKHPELRGRLDALASQLESLVAPLVSEHFGVEHVPLDAPAPRSPEQRRATAAFMLAGTVVRFAYKTDLAGMAAGAEHPALVDALDTFRDLLRADS
- a CDS encoding 4-(cytidine 5'-diphospho)-2-C-methyl-D-erythritol kinase, yielding MTAAAPPIRVVHVTAPGKINVFMKVGALLEDGYHDVATAYQALSILEHVRARPADDFSVSFSGPIDTSGLAVDGSNLAIRAARLLARVADYRGGVHLDIEKHVPIAGGMGGGSADAAATLVACDHLWGTNLGRDELLSLAAELGADVPFALMGGTAVGTGRGDRLSPALAQGTFHWVLVLADVGLSTPQVYSELDEHRERHVHDIAPAVEAPTVDVEVLQALRAGDPHQLAEYLHNDLQAPALHLEPSLSRTIEEGERAGALSGIVSGSGPTVAFLAADADAALELQVALSAGRHRVIRATGPVHGARVVSG
- a CDS encoding TatD family hydrolase, which encodes MTDSLDPHVRHRSTMDGSSRDLSYPPSPEALVVPVYDNHTHLEIADGENPMHYREHLDRASAVGVRGVVQVGTDVLTSRWSAAIAAREPRVLAAVAIHPNEAPALARSGELDAALAVIDELAAQPRVVAIGETGLDYFRTEGESDRRAQLDAFEAHIALAKKHGLALQIHDRDAHDDVVATLKRVGAPERTVFHCFSGDIELASLCAENGWFASFAGTVTFKSARNLREALEILPRALLLVETDAPYLTPHPFRGRPNSPYLLPHTLRAMADELGTDVSMLAAQISSNTELVYGTWDANPVTSPGDPWADRPDAEHPAPEEVPGDPHDLQPQHETPDGPSGPGVSHPGA
- the rlmC gene encoding 23S rRNA (uracil(747)-C(5))-methyltransferase RlmC — its product is MQCSYFDAGLCRSCTLMGVPYAAQLAEKQRSVRALLAGHPDAVWSPAAASAESGFRAKAKMVVGGTAAQPTLGVLDGRGRGVDLRHCGIIAPGIRAAFAPLIATITAAGLEPYDVPARRGELKYLIVTEAADGGLMVRFVLRSRARLDALRRALPSLQQALPRAVVVTANLHPDHKAVVEGAEEVVLTEQSTLPMRVGDATLQVRPQSFVQTNTAIAGELYRQGREWVERVSPSSVWDLYCGVGGFALHVAAPGRTVTGLELSADAVESARLAGAGMPGLSFVVGDATAALAGGLPGSLPDLVIVNPPRRGLGEALATGLESSGIPTIVYSSCNATTLARDLELMPAYRVREARLFDMFPQSTHAEVMVLLERR
- a CDS encoding signal peptidase II, with the translated sequence MPAAERPDDSAVPATDAEASAAAPTQTAPTEVGDARTSLANPAVRRRIRRVLPWTLLLAFGVIVLDQGTKFWAETELEPGVGYPVIGDVIEWRLVYNPGAAFGIGGDYTWIITAVAAIAVIAIAVFVSRVSSVRWSIALGSLFGGAISHLGDRLFRQPGFARGEIVDFIDYGGLFIGNVTDIFIVAGAISVALLSLLAVNPRRPEPASDQPETTRAP
- a CDS encoding MDR family MFS transporter; amino-acid sequence: MTRTDPATAPAPTADAHARRTLLLLFITLMVVMLLASLSQMVLSSALPTLVGELGGAEHLAWVITAYLLASTITMPVYGKVSDMLGRKPLLIVAVLLFVAGSILGGLATDMTTLILARGVQGLGGGGLMVLSQAAIADVVPARERGKYMGVMGGVFALSSVAGPLLGGFFTEGPGWRWTFWMNVPLGILAIVAIIVLMRLPRPDRASTPRIDALGMALLAIATTGVVLIGTWAGSTYAWASPQILGLALGTIVAGTLFVLVERRAAEPVIPLHLFRSRDFVLATVAALLVSVAMFGAIGYLPTYFQMAAGATATEAGLLMIPMMGALLLTSMITGAVVSRTGRYKLMPILGTVVLAIGLGLLGTVTVATPVALIGVYIGVIGVGLGTSMQIMTLIVQNAFSHREVGTATAAHTFFRQVGGSLGSAVVGSVFAARLAGLFAERLPEEAGAAGSTGSLTPQLVQSLPDALRVPIVESYNEALIPIFLVMVPIALLSVVVMLFIREVPLATTIERGIPAESLAEGQLQQPAESSADDAVRDAPAEPARATELIGGGRRLAPGTDPADAPRRR